A genomic stretch from Petrimonas mucosa includes:
- a CDS encoding cofactor-independent phosphoglycerate mutase translates to MKYIIILGDGMADEPIGRLGNKTPLQAADTPCMDELALRGRSGLLDTIPEGMTPGSEIANLSVLGYDVPRVYEGRGVLEAASMGVPILPDEMAMRCNLVTIEGGLLKNHSAGHITTPEAAELIDFLNDRLGSERFSFFPGVSYRHLLKMKGGDKRIACTPPHDVPEKPFRLLLIRAMEKSAQQTADELNRLILASQEILPDHPVNRKRVARGKDPANSIWLWSPGYRPAMQRLDEKYPIRRGAVISAVDLIRGIGVYAGLEVIQVEGATGLYDTNYEGKAQAALDALKQHDFVFLHIEASDEAGHEGDAELKVKTIEYLDSRIVKPIFKEISTWSEPVTIAVLPDHPTPCSTRAHSRDAVPFLVYYKGIEPDEVTSYDEFAARRGAFGLLHGDEFMKQLIKH, encoded by the coding sequence ATGAAGTATATCATCATTCTGGGCGACGGCATGGCAGACGAACCCATCGGCAGACTGGGCAACAAGACTCCGCTGCAGGCGGCAGACACACCCTGCATGGATGAACTGGCACTGCGGGGTAGAAGCGGCCTGCTCGACACTATCCCCGAAGGCATGACCCCGGGAAGCGAGATCGCCAACCTCTCAGTACTGGGCTACGATGTTCCCCGCGTCTACGAGGGCAGGGGCGTGCTGGAGGCGGCCTCCATGGGGGTGCCCATCCTCCCTGACGAAATGGCGATGCGGTGTAATCTGGTGACAATCGAGGGAGGGCTGCTGAAGAACCATTCGGCTGGACATATCACCACACCCGAAGCCGCAGAACTTATTGATTTCCTGAACGACAGGCTGGGTAGTGAACGGTTCAGCTTCTTTCCGGGTGTCTCCTATCGTCATTTACTGAAAATGAAGGGGGGCGACAAACGGATCGCCTGCACCCCTCCCCACGATGTTCCCGAGAAGCCCTTTCGTCTACTGCTGATAAGGGCAATGGAGAAATCGGCTCAACAGACCGCCGACGAGCTCAACAGACTGATTCTCGCTTCGCAGGAGATATTGCCCGACCATCCCGTGAACCGGAAAAGGGTTGCCCGGGGCAAGGATCCAGCAAACAGCATCTGGCTCTGGTCGCCCGGCTATCGCCCGGCCATGCAGCGGCTCGACGAGAAATACCCCATCCGGAGAGGAGCAGTCATATCGGCGGTCGACCTCATCAGGGGGATCGGAGTCTATGCGGGACTGGAGGTTATTCAGGTGGAGGGGGCCACAGGACTCTACGATACCAACTACGAAGGGAAGGCGCAAGCCGCACTGGATGCATTGAAACAGCACGATTTCGTGTTCCTGCACATTGAAGCCAGCGATGAAGCGGGCCACGAAGGGGATGCGGAGTTGAAGGTGAAAACCATCGAGTATCTCGATTCCCGCATCGTAAAACCGATTTTCAAAGAGATATCAACCTGGAGCGAACCTGTCACCATTGCTGTTCTGCCTGACCACCCCACTCCATGTTCAACCCGCGCCCATTCCCGTGACGCCGTTCCCTTTCTGGTATATTACAAGGGGATTGAACCAGACGAGGTAACCAGCTACGACGAGTTTGCAGCAAGAAGGGGTGCTTTTGGCCTTCTCCACGGGGATGAGTTCATGAAGCAACTGATCAAACACTGA
- a CDS encoding glycoside hydrolase family 88 protein has product MKRRSVTFLLLAGLLLLSVGSCTQNRQKGGDRGVALVDENVSFAAGQYSLMLAKLEDSARILNPKSVIDGKMKYIPPQEWTSGFFPGSLWYLYELTGDEKWMMEAVKYTESLDTIQYFTDNHDVGFMIYCSYGNGLRLAGTEAYKGVIVNAARSLCTRFVPAAGIIQSWNASKAKGWECPVIIDNMMNLELLFAATKLTGDSTFYRIAVSHADNTIRNHYRPDYSTWHVIDYSKADGSVRHRNTHQGYSDESSWSRGQSWGVYGYVLCYRETGDQKYLDQAEKALEFIAGHPNYPEDGVPYWDFDSPDIPDTYRDASAGAILASALYELSTYSDRKDYKGWADRIMTTLSGPTYRAPLGENGDFLLMHSVGSLPHNSEVDVPLNYADYYFLEALKRKRDLEK; this is encoded by the coding sequence ATGAAGAGAAGATCAGTTACGTTTCTATTGCTGGCAGGCCTGCTGCTGTTGTCTGTCGGCTCGTGCACCCAAAACCGTCAGAAGGGGGGAGACAGGGGGGTGGCACTGGTGGATGAGAATGTCTCGTTTGCGGCCGGGCAGTATTCGCTGATGTTGGCCAAGCTTGAAGACTCCGCCAGGATATTGAACCCCAAGTCGGTTATCGACGGGAAGATGAAATATATCCCCCCCCAGGAGTGGACCTCGGGCTTCTTTCCCGGTAGCCTCTGGTATCTTTATGAGCTGACTGGGGATGAGAAGTGGATGATGGAGGCGGTAAAGTATACCGAGTCTCTCGATACGATCCAGTACTTCACTGACAACCACGATGTGGGCTTCATGATCTACTGCAGCTACGGCAACGGGCTCCGCCTGGCGGGTACGGAGGCCTACAAGGGGGTGATCGTGAATGCTGCCCGTTCGCTGTGCACCCGTTTTGTCCCGGCGGCCGGCATCATCCAGTCGTGGAACGCGAGCAAGGCGAAGGGGTGGGAGTGTCCGGTGATTATCGACAACATGATGAACCTGGAGCTGCTGTTTGCCGCGACGAAACTCACGGGCGACTCCACCTTCTACCGGATAGCGGTGAGTCATGCCGACAACACCATCAGAAACCACTACCGTCCCGACTACAGTACGTGGCACGTGATCGACTACAGTAAGGCCGACGGCAGCGTCCGTCACCGCAACACGCACCAGGGGTACTCCGACGAGAGTTCGTGGTCCAGGGGACAGTCGTGGGGAGTCTACGGTTATGTGCTCTGCTACCGCGAGACGGGCGACCAGAAATATCTGGATCAGGCGGAGAAGGCACTGGAGTTCATTGCCGGGCATCCGAACTATCCGGAAGATGGAGTGCCCTACTGGGACTTCGACTCGCCGGATATTCCGGATACCTACCGCGACGCTTCCGCGGGCGCGATCCTGGCCTCGGCCCTTTATGAACTGTCGACCTACTCGGACAGGAAGGACTACAAGGGATGGGCCGACCGCATCATGACCACGCTGTCGGGTCCGACATACCGGGCCCCGTTGGGCGAAAACGGCGACTTCCTGCTGATGCACTCGGTGGGTAGCCTTCCCCACAACTCGGAGGTGGACGTGCCGTTGAACTACGCCGACTACTATTTCCTGGAGGCGCTAAAGCGTAAGAGGGACCTGGAAAAATAA
- the thrA gene encoding bifunctional aspartate kinase/homoserine dehydrogenase I, translated as MKVMKFGGTSSGTPESMLLVKNIIEKEREPVIVVVSALGGVTDRLLLAADFALNTNPGYQSVLEEIIFRHHEMIEKMVPSASDKQELKQKIEPMFEDLRNILRGVYLIGDLSQKTSDKIVSYGERFSALIVNKIIEGSRLYDSTRLIKTTKQFNHHIPDIAYSNELIREAFRNEPLPKVAIVPGFISSSKEDGDITNLGRGGSDYTAAIIAAALDASVLEIWTDVDGFMTADPKIIKSAYVIEELSFTEAIELSNFGAKVIYPPTIFPVYHKSIPIRVKNTFKPEAEGTLIRDTKPTANGKIIKGISSINDTALITIQGLGMVGVIGVNKRIFTALADNGISVFLVSQASSENSTSIGVRTQDAPLSQRVLSKEFAKEIEMGSINEIIVEYDLATIAVVGQNMKHVPGVAGKFFGTLGRGGISVVALAQGASETNISCVIAKRNLKKALNIIHDSFFLSPYQELNLFVIGTGTVGSKLLAQIRQQRHILEEQNKLKINIVGIANGRKALFSRDGIPLEDYYDNLMTNGMKSSPELIRDEILKMNIFNAVFVDCTASQAISDLYASLISRNVSVVTANKIAASSDYKNYLLLKETARKTGTKFLFETNVGAGLPIINTMNSLTNSGDKIVKLQAVLSGTLNFIFNTISEKVPFSKAIKMAVEAQFAEPDPRIDLSGLDVTRKLVILSREAGAQIEQEDVNKRLFIPEKYFKSTLEEFWATIHEVDESFENRRKKLDKEGKKLRFVATYDNGRCEVGLQEVEKGHPFYDLEGSNNIIMITTERYNEYPMVIKGYGAGASVTAAGVFSDIISIANIR; from the coding sequence ATGAAAGTCATGAAATTCGGTGGGACATCCTCAGGGACTCCCGAAAGTATGCTTCTGGTCAAAAATATCATAGAAAAAGAGAGAGAGCCCGTTATTGTTGTGGTATCTGCCTTGGGCGGCGTTACTGACCGTCTGCTGCTGGCCGCGGATTTTGCGCTCAACACCAACCCCGGTTATCAATCGGTACTGGAAGAGATCATTTTCAGGCATCATGAAATGATAGAAAAGATGGTGCCCTCTGCAAGTGATAAACAGGAACTGAAACAAAAAATCGAACCGATGTTTGAAGATCTCCGCAACATCTTGCGGGGTGTTTATCTCATCGGTGACCTGTCGCAAAAGACATCCGACAAGATCGTCAGTTACGGCGAACGTTTCTCGGCGCTGATCGTGAACAAGATAATCGAAGGATCCAGGCTCTATGATTCCACCAGGCTTATCAAGACCACAAAACAGTTCAACCACCATATTCCCGATATCGCCTACTCCAATGAACTGATCAGGGAGGCATTCCGGAATGAACCGCTGCCCAAGGTGGCTATTGTACCCGGATTTATCTCTTCGAGCAAGGAGGATGGCGATATTACCAACCTGGGACGTGGAGGATCCGACTACACGGCAGCCATTATCGCAGCGGCCCTCGACGCATCGGTGCTGGAGATCTGGACCGACGTGGATGGCTTCATGACGGCTGATCCCAAAATCATCAAATCGGCCTACGTTATCGAGGAGCTCTCCTTTACGGAAGCGATAGAGCTTTCCAACTTCGGGGCAAAGGTGATCTATCCTCCCACAATTTTCCCCGTCTATCACAAAAGTATCCCTATCCGGGTAAAGAACACCTTTAAACCGGAGGCTGAAGGAACGCTAATCCGTGACACCAAACCTACTGCAAACGGCAAAATCATCAAAGGCATCTCCTCGATCAACGATACTGCCCTGATCACCATACAGGGACTTGGCATGGTTGGGGTAATCGGTGTAAATAAAAGAATTTTCACCGCCCTTGCCGATAACGGAATCAGCGTATTCCTGGTGTCACAGGCATCCTCTGAGAACAGCACCTCCATCGGGGTCCGCACACAGGATGCCCCGCTTTCTCAACGGGTACTCAGCAAGGAGTTTGCAAAAGAGATCGAGATGGGAAGCATCAACGAGATCATTGTCGAGTACGACCTGGCAACCATTGCAGTGGTAGGGCAGAACATGAAACATGTACCGGGTGTTGCCGGCAAGTTTTTCGGCACACTGGGAAGGGGCGGCATCAGTGTTGTTGCACTGGCCCAGGGGGCCTCGGAGACCAACATCTCCTGTGTGATTGCCAAGAGGAACCTGAAAAAGGCACTGAACATCATCCACGACTCCTTCTTCCTCTCGCCTTACCAGGAACTCAATCTTTTTGTCATCGGAACCGGAACGGTTGGAAGCAAACTGCTGGCGCAGATCAGACAGCAAAGACATATTCTTGAAGAACAGAACAAGTTGAAAATCAACATAGTTGGGATTGCCAACGGTCGAAAGGCTCTCTTCTCGCGCGACGGTATTCCCCTCGAGGATTACTACGACAACCTGATGACCAACGGGATGAAAAGTTCTCCCGAACTGATACGGGATGAGATACTGAAAATGAACATCTTCAATGCTGTCTTTGTGGACTGTACTGCCAGCCAGGCCATTTCCGATCTCTATGCAAGCCTCATATCCCGCAATGTGTCGGTGGTAACGGCGAACAAGATTGCCGCCTCGTCAGACTATAAAAACTACCTCCTCTTGAAGGAGACCGCCCGGAAAACCGGAACCAAATTTCTTTTTGAGACCAATGTGGGAGCGGGATTACCCATTATCAACACCATGAACTCCCTTACCAACTCGGGCGACAAGATCGTGAAACTTCAGGCGGTACTCTCCGGTACTCTGAACTTTATCTTCAACACGATCAGCGAAAAGGTCCCGTTCAGCAAAGCCATAAAAATGGCGGTGGAGGCCCAGTTTGCCGAACCCGATCCGCGCATCGACCTGAGCGGACTCGATGTGACCCGAAAACTGGTGATCCTATCACGTGAAGCCGGAGCGCAGATAGAGCAGGAGGATGTCAACAAACGGCTCTTCATTCCAGAAAAATATTTCAAAAGCACCCTCGAGGAGTTTTGGGCAACCATTCACGAAGTGGACGAAAGCTTCGAGAACCGGAGAAAGAAGCTCGACAAGGAGGGGAAGAAACTCCGGTTTGTAGCCACATACGACAACGGCCGGTGTGAAGTTGGATTACAGGAGGTTGAAAAGGGGCATCCCTTCTACGATCTGGAAGGGAGCAACAACATCATCATGATCACAACCGAACGTTACAACGAATATCCTATGGTCATCAAAGGCTATGGCGCAGGAGCAAGCGTTACTGCCGCCGGAGTCTTTTCCGACATCATCTCCATTGCAAACATCAGATAA
- the thrC gene encoding threonine synthase has product MNYYSTNQSAPAATLQEAVVKGLAPDRGLYMPEEIPLLPAGFFSEIVHSGVTDIARSVARALFGDDIPHDELARIVTDALNFEIPLVRVEEGLYALELFHGPTFAFKDVGARFMARMLSYFVQQQGQEGVTVLVATSGDTGSAVANGFLGVEGIRVFVLYPSGKVSDIQEAQFTTLGRNIVAVEIDGTFDDCQALVKSAFMDEELNRQLNLTSANSINVARFLPQSFYYFHAFAQLARLGISREVIISVPSGNLGNLTAGLFAKRMGLPIKRFIAANNRNDVFWEYLQSGRYLPRPSVQTIANAMDVGSPSNFDRILDLYSYSHEAISSDISGYRFSDGEIESVIKRVHKESGYLLDPHGACAYLALKESKRAGETGIFLATAHPAKFKESVERCIGEEIEIPEGLATFMKKNRETIQLPSDFGSFRKALINLS; this is encoded by the coding sequence ATGAACTATTACAGTACCAACCAATCGGCGCCTGCCGCAACCTTGCAGGAAGCAGTAGTAAAAGGACTTGCTCCCGACAGGGGGCTCTATATGCCGGAAGAGATCCCCCTGTTACCAGCGGGGTTCTTCAGTGAAATTGTCCATTCGGGTGTGACCGATATTGCCCGGAGTGTAGCACGAGCTCTCTTCGGTGACGATATTCCCCACGACGAACTGGCAAGGATTGTTACCGATGCCCTCAATTTTGAGATCCCGCTTGTAAGGGTGGAAGAGGGCCTTTATGCACTGGAGCTGTTTCACGGACCCACCTTTGCCTTTAAAGACGTGGGAGCCAGATTTATGGCACGCATGTTATCCTATTTTGTACAGCAGCAGGGACAGGAAGGGGTAACTGTCCTGGTGGCCACGTCGGGCGACACCGGGAGTGCCGTGGCCAACGGTTTTCTGGGAGTGGAGGGGATCCGGGTGTTCGTGCTCTACCCTTCGGGAAAGGTGAGCGACATCCAGGAGGCGCAGTTCACCACACTTGGCCGGAACATCGTTGCAGTTGAGATCGACGGCACCTTCGACGATTGTCAGGCATTGGTCAAGTCGGCCTTTATGGATGAGGAGTTGAACCGGCAGCTGAACCTGACATCGGCCAACTCCATCAACGTTGCCCGTTTCCTGCCGCAATCGTTCTACTATTTTCACGCCTTTGCGCAACTGGCCAGACTGGGAATCAGCCGGGAGGTGATCATCTCGGTCCCCAGCGGAAACCTGGGAAACCTCACCGCAGGACTTTTTGCCAAGCGGATGGGTTTGCCGATAAAACGGTTTATTGCCGCCAACAACCGTAACGATGTTTTCTGGGAGTATCTGCAGAGCGGGAGATATCTCCCGCGACCTTCGGTGCAGACCATCGCCAATGCCATGGATGTGGGCTCTCCCAGTAACTTCGACCGTATCCTTGACCTCTACAGCTATTCCCATGAAGCCATTTCATCGGATATCTCCGGATACCGCTTTTCCGACGGGGAGATTGAATCGGTCATCAAAAGGGTCCATAAGGAGTCGGGATATCTTCTGGATCCTCACGGAGCCTGTGCCTATCTGGCATTGAAGGAGAGCAAGAGAGCCGGGGAGACTGGCATCTTCCTTGCAACCGCCCACCCGGCCAAATTCAAGGAGAGCGTGGAGAGGTGCATCGGGGAAGAGATTGAAATCCCTGAAGGATTGGCCACATTCATGAAGAAAAACAGAGAGACCATCCAGCTTCCAAGCGATTTCGGCTCATTCCGGAAGGCGTTAATAAATCTGTCTTAA
- a CDS encoding replication-associated recombination protein A: MSIPLAERLRPRNLDEFIGQTHLVGKGAVLRKMIDSGRIPSIIFWGPPGVGKTTLANIIANTLQAPFYKLSAINSGVKDVRDVIEKAKNNRFFESAAPILFIDEIHRFSKSQQDSLLHAVETGTITLIGATTENPSFEVIRPLLSRCQVYLLKAMEVKDLEELMKRALTEDDILSGKEIEVKETGALFRFSGGDARKLLNILELVIAAGDTGGKIVITDKSVTERLQENPAAYDKGGEMHYDIISAFIKSIRGSDPDAAIYWLARMVAGGEDPKFIARRLVISAAEDIGLANPNALLLANACFDALQKIGWPEGRIVLAETTIYLATSPKSNSAYLAIDSALSKVEQTGNLPVPLHLRNAPTSLMKELEYGKEYKYSHDYENNFVRQEYLPPELKSSRFWQAQPNPSEAKMKEWMKKLWGEKG; this comes from the coding sequence ATGTCCATACCATTAGCAGAAAGGTTACGCCCGCGGAACCTGGATGAGTTTATCGGCCAGACCCACCTGGTCGGTAAAGGTGCTGTGTTACGCAAGATGATCGATTCGGGCCGGATCCCCTCCATCATCTTCTGGGGCCCTCCGGGAGTTGGCAAGACAACATTGGCCAACATCATCGCCAACACGTTGCAAGCTCCATTTTATAAACTGAGCGCCATCAACTCGGGGGTCAAGGATGTGAGGGATGTGATTGAAAAGGCTAAAAACAACCGCTTTTTCGAATCTGCTGCTCCCATCCTGTTTATCGATGAGATTCACCGTTTCAGCAAGTCCCAGCAGGATTCGTTGCTGCATGCCGTTGAGACCGGAACCATCACGCTTATCGGTGCCACGACGGAGAACCCGTCGTTTGAAGTGATCCGGCCGTTGCTCTCAAGATGTCAGGTTTATCTCCTGAAGGCGATGGAGGTAAAGGATTTGGAGGAATTGATGAAACGAGCGCTGACCGAGGACGATATCCTGAGCGGAAAAGAGATCGAGGTCAAGGAGACCGGCGCTCTATTCCGTTTTTCCGGTGGCGATGCCCGCAAGCTGCTGAATATCCTGGAGCTGGTTATTGCCGCGGGCGATACCGGCGGCAAGATTGTGATTACCGACAAGAGCGTGACTGAGCGGTTGCAGGAGAATCCTGCGGCGTATGACAAGGGCGGAGAGATGCATTACGACATCATCTCGGCATTTATCAAGTCGATCCGCGGAAGCGATCCCGATGCCGCCATCTACTGGCTGGCCAGGATGGTTGCCGGAGGTGAGGATCCCAAGTTTATTGCCCGCCGTCTGGTTATCTCGGCTGCTGAGGATATCGGACTGGCCAACCCCAACGCCCTGCTACTGGCCAATGCCTGTTTCGATGCCCTCCAGAAGATCGGATGGCCCGAAGGACGTATTGTCCTGGCCGAGACCACCATCTATCTGGCCACCTCCCCAAAGAGCAATTCGGCTTACCTCGCTATCGACAGCGCACTTTCGAAAGTGGAACAGACAGGGAACCTGCCCGTTCCGCTGCACCTGCGCAATGCACCCACCTCATTGATGAAGGAGCTCGAATACGGCAAGGAGTACAAGTACTCGCACGATTACGAGAACAATTTTGTCAGGCAGGAGTATCTGCCTCCGGAGCTGAAAAGCAGCAGATTCTGGCAGGCCCAGCCCAATCCCTCGGAGGCGAAGATGAAGGAGTGGATGAAAAAACTGTGGGGAGAGAAGGGGTAA
- a CDS encoding putative LPS assembly protein LptD — protein MKQFITILYIVLVTTLHSQLSFSQTRTLRGDSLHQQPADSVAVDSLPKEEKLTAPVYYTAKDSMVFTRGNMGFLYGEADVKYGDLAIKGEQITMNLDSSIISSTFGLDSLGKEFGHPVFTQGGTEYEMKKVRYNFDTGKAFISNVITQQGEGHIVANTAKKNADNSFYMVNAKYTTCDLHDHPHFYLNLSKAKVRPEKDVVTGPAWLVVADVPLFPIVLPFAFFPFTKTYSSGIIMPSYGDEMERGFYLHNGGYYFAINDYVDLALTGEIYTKGTWGLSARSNYRKRYKFSGSVNGNYLNTVIGDKGLKDLNIPGAYSVSKDFRINWTHSQDPKANMYRTFSASVNFSTSRANMNDLSRLYSRESSNNTKSSSINITQRFPDSPWSLSASMNINQVSRDSTISATLPNISFTMNRIYPFKRKKMVGSERWYEKISMSYSGEFRNSVNSIKENRFFKSNLIKDWQNGMRHNIPVSATFSLLDVIQISPSFNYTERWYTGGVKEAWDPVQKRNVVVDTINGFKRIYDYGASISANTKIYGMFVPWKIFGNKVQAIRHVFSPSVSLSYRPDFGDPRYGFYERYTYRNEFGDDVEYSYSPYSRMMFGTAPTGESGSVGFDFKNNVEMKVKSESDTTGFKKISLIDDLGINFSYNMMADSMKWSIINSNIRLKFSKSYTLSLNATWDPYIYELDKNGRPVAVDKLRILNGKGFGKLQSTGTSFSYSVNQETFKKLFGGKEEKGGDKEAEEANLNLPDDGTIGRNPNETAARRSVFDTGSQSMGEFDDDGYLKNPIQWNLSFNYSVRYGYDMQNFDFERMEYPGKLTHSLGISGSLQPTKNWNLTFNTDYNFDFKKFTSINCSLTRNLHCWSMSANFIPIGPYKSYNFVIRANSSMLQDLKYEQRNSPYDRGMDWY, from the coding sequence ATGAAACAATTCATAACCATTCTGTATATTGTACTTGTAACCACGCTACATTCTCAACTTTCTTTTTCCCAAACAAGAACGCTGAGGGGTGATTCGTTGCATCAACAACCCGCCGATTCCGTTGCTGTAGATTCCCTGCCGAAAGAGGAGAAACTGACCGCTCCCGTATATTACACGGCAAAGGATTCGATGGTATTTACCAGGGGAAACATGGGTTTCCTCTACGGTGAAGCCGACGTGAAATATGGCGATCTGGCCATCAAGGGTGAACAGATTACGATGAATCTCGACAGCAGCATCATCTCCTCCACTTTTGGACTCGATTCGTTAGGCAAGGAGTTCGGTCATCCGGTGTTTACACAGGGAGGTACCGAATATGAGATGAAAAAGGTGCGCTACAATTTCGACACCGGCAAGGCATTTATATCCAACGTCATCACCCAGCAGGGAGAGGGGCATATCGTCGCCAACACGGCGAAGAAGAATGCCGACAACTCCTTCTACATGGTAAATGCCAAATATACCACCTGCGACCTGCACGACCATCCCCACTTCTACCTGAACCTCTCCAAGGCCAAGGTGCGACCCGAAAAGGATGTGGTTACCGGACCGGCCTGGCTGGTGGTTGCCGATGTCCCTCTTTTCCCGATTGTCCTCCCCTTCGCCTTCTTCCCCTTCACCAAGACCTACTCCTCGGGCATTATCATGCCGTCGTACGGCGACGAGATGGAGCGGGGCTTCTACCTCCACAATGGAGGATATTATTTTGCCATCAACGACTATGTGGATCTGGCGCTTACGGGCGAGATATATACCAAAGGGACCTGGGGGCTTTCGGCACGCTCCAACTACCGGAAACGGTACAAATTCTCCGGCAGCGTGAACGGCAATTACCTCAATACTGTCATTGGCGACAAGGGGTTGAAGGACCTCAATATACCCGGTGCCTATTCGGTATCTAAAGATTTCAGGATCAACTGGACACACTCGCAGGATCCGAAAGCGAACATGTACCGCACCTTTTCCGCCAGCGTGAACTTCTCTACCAGCCGTGCCAATATGAATGACCTCTCGAGGCTCTACTCCCGTGAATCTTCCAACAACACCAAGAGCTCGAGCATCAATATCACGCAGCGTTTCCCCGACTCCCCCTGGAGCCTCTCGGCATCGATGAACATCAACCAGGTATCGCGCGATTCAACCATATCGGCCACCCTTCCCAATATCTCCTTCACCATGAACCGGATCTACCCCTTCAAGCGCAAAAAGATGGTTGGTTCCGAAAGATGGTACGAAAAGATCTCGATGAGCTATTCGGGCGAGTTCCGGAATTCGGTAAACTCAATCAAGGAGAACCGCTTCTTTAAATCGAATCTGATCAAGGATTGGCAGAACGGCATGCGCCACAACATTCCAGTAAGTGCCACCTTTTCGTTGCTCGATGTGATCCAGATCTCGCCATCTTTCAATTACACCGAGCGTTGGTATACCGGTGGAGTCAAGGAGGCCTGGGATCCTGTGCAGAAAAGGAACGTGGTTGTGGATACCATAAACGGGTTCAAACGGATATACGATTACGGCGCCTCAATCAGCGCCAACACCAAGATCTACGGGATGTTTGTTCCCTGGAAGATTTTCGGCAACAAGGTACAGGCTATCCGCCACGTCTTCTCGCCCAGTGTCAGCCTGAGTTACCGGCCCGACTTCGGGGATCCCCGCTACGGCTTCTACGAGAGATATACCTATCGCAATGAGTTTGGTGATGACGTGGAGTACAGCTACTCCCCCTACTCGCGCATGATGTTCGGAACTGCGCCGACCGGCGAGAGCGGAAGCGTCGGATTCGATTTCAAGAACAACGTGGAGATGAAGGTGAAAAGCGAAAGTGACACCACCGGCTTCAAAAAGATCAGCCTGATCGACGACCTGGGAATCAACTTCAGCTACAACATGATGGCCGACTCCATGAAATGGAGCATAATCAACTCCAATATCCGGTTGAAGTTTTCAAAATCCTACACCCTCAGCCTGAATGCCACCTGGGATCCCTATATCTATGAACTGGACAAGAACGGGAGACCGGTTGCGGTGGACAAGCTGCGTATCCTGAACGGAAAAGGGTTCGGCAAACTGCAAAGCACCGGCACCTCCTTCTCCTACTCCGTAAACCAGGAAACCTTTAAAAAACTGTTCGGAGGAAAAGAGGAGAAGGGTGGCGATAAGGAGGCAGAGGAGGCCAACCTCAACCTGCCCGATGATGGCACCATCGGACGAAATCCCAACGAAACAGCCGCAAGGAGGAGTGTTTTCGACACGGGTAGCCAGTCCATGGGTGAATTTGACGATGATGGCTACCTGAAAAATCCGATTCAGTGGAATCTGTCGTTCAACTACTCGGTAAGGTATGGATATGATATGCAGAATTTCGATTTTGAGCGGATGGAGTATCCGGGAAAGCTGACACACAGTCTGGGGATCAGCGGCTCTCTACAGCCGACAAAAAACTGGAACCTCACCTTCAATACCGACTATAATTTCGATTTCAAGAAGTTCACCAGCATCAACTGCTCGCTGACCCGCAACCTCCACTGCTGGAGCATGTCGGCCAACTTTATCCCGATCGGCCCTTACAAGTCGTACAACTTCGTCATCCGTGCCAACTCCTCCATGCTGCAGGATCTCAAGTATGAACAGCGCAACTCGCCCTACGACAGGGGAATGGATTGGTATTGA